From the genome of Planctomycetia bacterium:
GGACGCGCACGCCGAGGCGATGAGCTTGTCACCATGCGTCTGCGGGTTGTCGAAAGGGATCGCGTACGCGATCTTCCATACGGGAGCGGCCGCCGCCGGAGGCGCTAGCGATTGCGAAACTGGGGCTTTCGCTTCTCGTTGAAGGCGGCGATGCCTTCCATGCGGTCCTCGGTGCCGATGAGGCGATTGTAGGCCTCGACC
Proteins encoded in this window:
- a CDS encoding enoyl-CoA hydratase (Catalyzes the reversible hydration of unsaturated fatty acyl-CoA to beta-hydroxyacyl-CoA); this translates as VEAYNRLIGTEDRMEGIAAFNEKRKPQFRNR